One segment of Mycobacterium spongiae DNA contains the following:
- a CDS encoding DHA2 family efflux MFS transporter permease subunit, whose protein sequence is MLSSAMDEARSVPADPAPGNIDPRQSSPGAHSYVDHLDARMLRIAGVCALASVMTILDTTIVTVAQNTFIVQFGSTQAVVGWTMTGYLLAMATVIPIAGWAADRFGTKRLWMGSVLAFTLGSALCAAAPTILLLIIFRAVQGIGGGMVMPIGFTILTRAAGPKRLGRLMGVLGIPMLLGPIGGPILGGWIIDAYGWKWIFLINLPLGLAALLFAAIVFPRDCPAPSESFDLFGVLLLVPGLATFLFGVSAIPGRGTAADRHVLVPAIVGLLLIAMFVHHALHRADHPLIDLRLFSNVVVTQANLTLLVFAIAFFGTLLLLPTYFQQVLHLTPLQSGLYLIPHGLGAMVTMPVAGAFMDRRGPGKAVILGIALVAAGLAVFTVGVFEQARYLPTLLVGLATMGMGTGCAMTPLSGTAMRTLLPHQIARGSTLISVNQQVGGSIGAALLSVILTTQLTRSESISIAGTVALSGATPQQTLDPDLASMVLQDLSHSYGLAFGVATALTLSSLIPATFLPKTPAP, encoded by the coding sequence ATGCTCAGCAGCGCCATGGATGAGGCGCGTTCCGTACCGGCAGATCCGGCACCCGGCAACATCGATCCGAGGCAGTCGAGCCCCGGAGCACATAGCTACGTCGACCACCTCGACGCCCGGATGTTACGGATCGCCGGGGTTTGCGCTTTGGCCTCGGTGATGACGATCCTCGACACCACGATCGTCACGGTCGCCCAAAACACCTTCATCGTCCAGTTCGGGTCCACCCAGGCCGTCGTCGGGTGGACGATGACGGGCTACTTGCTGGCGATGGCCACCGTCATCCCGATAGCTGGTTGGGCAGCCGACCGATTCGGTACGAAGCGGCTGTGGATGGGCTCCGTCCTGGCGTTCACCCTCGGCTCGGCGCTCTGCGCCGCGGCACCAACCATTCTGCTGCTCATCATATTTCGGGCGGTACAGGGCATTGGCGGCGGCATGGTGATGCCGATCGGGTTTACGATCCTGACTCGCGCGGCAGGCCCCAAGAGATTGGGCCGGCTCATGGGGGTCTTGGGCATCCCGATGCTGCTAGGCCCGATCGGCGGGCCGATCCTGGGCGGTTGGATCATCGATGCCTACGGCTGGAAATGGATCTTCCTGATCAACCTCCCGCTCGGGCTGGCAGCTTTGCTCTTCGCGGCAATCGTGTTCCCCCGGGATTGTCCCGCTCCTTCTGAGAGCTTCGACCTGTTTGGCGTGTTGCTGCTCGTGCCCGGCCTGGCCACCTTCCTGTTCGGGGTGTCAGCCATTCCTGGCCGCGGCACCGCGGCCGATCGCCACGTCCTGGTGCCCGCGATCGTCGGTCTGCTCTTGATCGCCATGTTCGTCCACCATGCGTTGCACCGCGCCGACCACCCGCTGATCGATCTACGCCTGTTCAGCAACGTCGTGGTTACGCAGGCCAATCTCACCTTGCTTGTCTTTGCCATCGCCTTCTTCGGCACCCTGCTGTTGCTCCCGACCTACTTCCAGCAGGTACTGCACCTCACCCCGCTGCAATCCGGGCTGTACTTGATCCCGCATGGCCTGGGCGCGATGGTGACCATGCCCGTCGCGGGTGCCTTCATGGATAGGCGGGGACCGGGCAAGGCCGTCATCCTTGGCATCGCCCTGGTCGCCGCGGGACTAGCCGTCTTCACTGTCGGTGTCTTTGAGCAGGCGCGCTACCTACCGACGTTGCTGGTGGGTCTGGCGACCATGGGGATGGGCACGGGCTGCGCCATGACGCCGCTCTCTGGTACGGCAATGCGGACTCTGCTGCCACACCAGATCGCCCGCGGTTCCACCCTGATCAGCGTCAATCAGCAAGTGGGCGGTTCGATCGGGGCGGCACTGTTGTCGGTGATCCTGACCACCCAGCTGACTCGCAGCGAAAGCATCTCCATCGCCGGGACCGTCGCGTTGTCAGGGGCAACGCCACAGCAGACACTTGATCCAGATCTCGCGAGCATGGTGCTGCAAGACCTTTCACACTCCTACGGGTTGGCGTTCGGAGTGGCGACCGCCCTGACGCTATCGTCCCTCATCCCGGCGACATTTCTACCGAAGACGCCAGCGCCCTGA
- a CDS encoding ATPase: MAEMRQFHVYDCALMGAGPMRVILATILVVGAVVTAVGAAPPAAAEPETCPPVCDRIPATAWISAREVPLDAHYRWPALAGNAVAMTGTTPRFRFEPVCGTPRFPQDSRNSAVAGRVTVVHPEGQWQLQAQVLHWRGDTAQGGAIAASVFGAAVTALRACQLGAPLQSPSVTEDEPTRMAAVISGPVIMRTYLVAHTWSSTISELTLWTSGPPQVPWPVISDAEVLDSMLAPLCEAYLGSCP; encoded by the coding sequence ATGGCCGAAATGCGTCAGTTCCATGTCTACGATTGTGCCCTGATGGGCGCCGGACCTATGCGAGTGATTCTGGCGACGATTCTGGTCGTCGGTGCTGTCGTGACCGCGGTTGGTGCGGCGCCGCCCGCCGCAGCGGAGCCAGAGACTTGCCCGCCGGTATGCGACCGGATCCCGGCGACGGCGTGGATCAGCGCCCGGGAGGTGCCTCTGGACGCGCACTACCGCTGGCCAGCATTGGCCGGTAACGCGGTCGCGATGACCGGGACGACACCGCGCTTCCGATTTGAGCCGGTGTGCGGCACGCCGAGGTTCCCGCAGGACAGCCGCAACTCCGCGGTCGCGGGTCGGGTGACGGTGGTGCACCCCGAGGGTCAGTGGCAATTGCAGGCTCAAGTGCTGCATTGGCGGGGGGACACGGCGCAAGGTGGGGCGATCGCGGCCTCGGTGTTCGGCGCTGCCGTCACTGCGCTGCGTGCCTGCCAGCTGGGGGCGCCGCTGCAATCACCATCGGTTACCGAGGACGAACCAACGCGGATGGCCGCGGTGATCAGTGGACCGGTCATCATGCGCACCTACTTGGTTGCGCACACGTGGAGCAGCACGATCAGCGAACTCACCTTGTGGACGTCGGGGCCGCCGCAGGTGCCCTGGCCGGTGATCTCCGACGCCGAAGTGCTGGACTCCATGCTCGCCCCATTGTGCGAGGCCTACCTCGGCTCGTGCCCGTGA
- a CDS encoding DUF2334 domain-containing protein: MSGKLIVSVSGIGERTLADVDAFCAQMDARSVPVSLLVAPRLSGDYRLDRDPHTVEWLSERRAGGDALVMHGYDEAATKKRRGEFATLHAHEANLRLTAADRVLEHLGLRTRLFAAPGWLVSPGVVKALPGNGFRLLADFHGVTDLVRKSTVRARVLGIGEGFLTEPWWCRMVVMSAERIARRGGVVRIAVAGRQLRKPGPLQATLDAIDLAMLHGCTPMVYRWSADKAVLDAA; this comes from the coding sequence GTGTCTGGAAAACTGATCGTCTCGGTCTCGGGGATAGGGGAGCGGACCCTGGCCGATGTCGACGCATTCTGCGCGCAAATGGATGCCCGCTCGGTGCCGGTGTCGTTGCTGGTGGCCCCCCGGCTCAGTGGCGATTACCGGCTGGACCGCGACCCGCACACCGTCGAGTGGCTCAGCGAGCGACGCGCCGGCGGCGACGCTCTGGTGATGCACGGCTACGACGAAGCAGCCACCAAGAAGCGTCGCGGTGAGTTCGCGACGCTGCACGCCCACGAGGCCAATCTGCGGCTCACGGCCGCCGACCGAGTGCTCGAGCACCTCGGGCTGCGCACCCGGCTGTTCGCGGCGCCCGGTTGGCTGGTGTCTCCCGGAGTCGTCAAAGCCTTGCCAGGAAATGGATTTCGACTGCTCGCTGATTTTCACGGGGTCACCGACCTGGTGCGAAAGTCCACAGTGCGCGCCCGGGTTCTCGGCATCGGCGAAGGCTTCTTGACCGAACCGTGGTGGTGCCGGATGGTGGTGATGTCCGCCGAGCGTATCGCCCGGCGCGGCGGTGTCGTCCGCATCGCGGTTGCCGGTCGTCAGTTACGCAAGCCTGGCCCGCTGCAGGCGACGCTGGACGCCATCGACCTGGCGATGCTGCACGGTTGCACGCCCATGGTCTACCGCTGGAGTGCCGACAAGGCGGTTCTCGACGCCGCATAG
- a CDS encoding type II toxin-antitoxin system Phd/YefM family antitoxin has protein sequence MKVIGVRELRQNASKYLARVAAGEELEVTMRGRLVARLVPVTATERTRDGLIARGAMRPARRRGGLASVDAESLPRRNLSAVLAEVRADQ, from the coding sequence ATGAAGGTTATTGGGGTTCGAGAGCTGCGGCAAAACGCTAGCAAGTACCTGGCTCGGGTTGCGGCGGGTGAGGAACTGGAGGTGACGATGCGTGGCCGGTTGGTCGCGCGGTTGGTTCCGGTCACCGCTACTGAGCGCACCCGAGACGGCCTCATAGCCAGGGGCGCAATGAGGCCGGCGCGCCGCCGTGGCGGTCTCGCCTCGGTCGACGCTGAGAGTCTGCCGCGGCGGAATCTGAGTGCGGTCCTGGCCGAGGTGCGTGCGGACCAATGA
- a CDS encoding IS110 family transposase: MTTPFCGIDWGESRHDAAIIEHTGQVITDAKIATGAAGFSQLLTMLAEAGDSEDPRGGCALCTVHYAL; this comes from the coding sequence ATGACGACGCCGTTCTGTGGCATCGACTGGGGCGAATCCCGCCATGATGCCGCGATCATCGAACACACCGGACAAGTCATCACCGACGCGAAAATAGCCACCGGCGCAGCCGGTTTCAGCCAGTTGCTCACCATGCTGGCCGAGGCCGGAGACAGCGAAGATCCTCGGGGCGGGTGTGCACTGTGCACTGTGCACTATGCACTGTAG
- a CDS encoding phosphoribosylaminoimidazolesuccinocarboxamide synthase, whose protein sequence is MRPALSDYQHLASGKVRELYRVDAEHLLLVASDRISAYDFVLDTTIPDKGRILTAMSVFFFGLVDVPNHLAGPPDDPRIPADVLGRALVVRRLEMMPVECVARGYLTGSGLLDYQATGMLCGHALPPDLVEASKLEQPLFTPATKAALGDHDENISLARVIELVGEARAHQLRDHTLQIYVQAADHALTRGIIIADTKFEFGADSAGHVLLADEIFTPDSSRYWPADDYRPGVVQTSFDKQFVRNWLTSADSGWNRGSDQPPPPLPEDIIAATRNRYIEAYERISGLNFGDWIGPSA, encoded by the coding sequence GTGCGCCCCGCGTTGTCCGACTACCAGCATCTGGCCAGCGGCAAGGTCCGTGAGCTCTACCGGGTTGATGCCGAGCACCTACTGCTGGTCGCCAGCGATCGGATCTCGGCCTACGACTTTGTCCTCGACACCACGATCCCGGACAAAGGCCGCATCCTGACGGCGATGAGTGTGTTCTTCTTCGGCCTGGTCGACGTACCCAACCACCTGGCTGGGCCGCCGGATGATCCGCGCATCCCCGCTGACGTGCTCGGCCGCGCGCTGGTGGTGCGGCGCCTGGAGATGATGCCGGTGGAATGTGTGGCCCGTGGCTACCTGACCGGCTCGGGATTGCTGGACTACCAGGCGACCGGGATGCTCTGCGGTCACGCGCTGCCGCCGGATCTGGTCGAAGCCAGCAAGCTCGAGCAACCTTTGTTCACCCCGGCCACGAAAGCCGCGCTGGGCGATCACGATGAGAACATATCGCTTGCCCGCGTGATCGAGCTGGTGGGCGAGGCGCGGGCCCACCAGCTGCGAGACCATACGTTGCAGATCTATGTTCAGGCCGCCGACCACGCCCTGACCCGAGGAATCATCATCGCTGACACCAAGTTTGAATTCGGCGCCGACAGCGCCGGCCACGTGCTGCTGGCCGACGAAATATTCACGCCGGACTCGTCGCGGTACTGGCCGGCTGATGACTATCGGCCCGGCGTCGTCCAGACCAGCTTCGACAAGCAGTTCGTGCGTAACTGGCTCACCAGCGCGGACTCCGGCTGGAACCGAGGCAGTGACCAGCCGCCACCGCCGCTTCCAGAAGACATTATTGCCGCCACCCGGAATCGTTATATCGAAGCCTACGAGAGGATTTCGGGGCTGAATTTCGGCGACTGGATCGGCCCGAGCGCATGA
- a CDS encoding PE family protein: MSYVVAVPEVVASAATDLVGIGSTLHAANEAAAVPTTGVLAAGADEVSAAVAALFSAHAEAYQALSTRMAGFHAQFVQALTGAGGAYAAAEAANASPLAAVQQDVLGAINAPSLALLGRPLIGDGANGTAPGQAGGAGGLLYGNGGAGGPGGAGGDAGLIGNGGAGGSGVGSGLAGGAGGAGGLLYGNGGAGGAGGNTTVGGDAGLGGAGGAAGLFGVGGAGGAGGNATGINVVSAGGDGGVGGRGGWLSGAGGIGGDGGSTLSGGDGGDAGGGGAAGLVGAGGAGGAGGAGAAGFGTGFFGGDGGAGGRGGLLWGDGGAGGAGGVSGIGGQVSPASGGLGGAGGAAGLIGAGGAGGAGGAGGTGDEAGGAGGAGGTGGLVYGDGGAGGAGGNGADSFDGDGGAGGAGGAGGAAGLFGAGGAGGAGGNGGDRFDGDGGAGGAGGAGGDANLIGEGGNGGDGGAGGTSAFGTGGTGGDGGAGGGGGSLLGNTGADGADGPNG; encoded by the coding sequence ATGTCGTATGTGGTGGCGGTCCCCGAGGTGGTAGCTTCCGCGGCAACAGATTTGGTAGGCATCGGCTCGACGCTGCATGCGGCCAATGAGGCTGCCGCGGTGCCGACGACGGGGGTGTTGGCCGCCGGTGCCGATGAGGTGTCGGCGGCGGTAGCGGCACTGTTTTCCGCCCACGCAGAGGCCTATCAGGCGCTCAGCACACGCATGGCGGGGTTTCACGCCCAGTTTGTGCAGGCCCTCACCGGTGCCGGCGGCGCGTACGCCGCGGCCGAGGCGGCCAACGCATCGCCGTTGGCGGCCGTGCAACAAGACGTGTTGGGCGCGATCAACGCGCCCAGCTTGGCGTTGTTGGGGCGCCCGCTCATCGGCGACGGCGCCAACGGGACGGCGCCGGGGCAAGCCGGTGGGGCCGGCGGGTTGCTGTACGGAAACGGCGGGGCCGGCGGGCCCGGCGGGGCCGGTGGTGATGCCGGGCTGATCGGTAACGGCGGAGCCGGCGGCAGCGGGGTGGGCTCGGGCTTGGCCGGTGGGGCCGGCGGTGCCGGCGGGCTGTTGTATGGCAATGGTGGAGCCGGCGGGGCCGGAGGCAATACCACCGTCGGCGGTGATGCGGGGCTCGGTGGCGCCGGTGGTGCCGCCGGGTTGTTCGGGGTCGGCGGGGCCGGCGGGGCCGGCGGAAACGCCACCGGTATCAATGTTGTTAGCGCCGGCGGCGACGGGGGCGTCGGCGGGCGAGGCGGCTGGTTGTCTGGTGCCGGTGGCATCGGCGGGGACGGCGGATCCACCTTAAGCGGCGGCGATGGCGGGGATGCTGGTGGCGGCGGGGCGGCTGGGTTGGTCGGCGCTGGCGGGGCTGGCGGGGCCGGTGGGGCCGGCGCGGCTGGTTTTGGTACCGGCTTCTTTGGCGGCGATGGTGGGGCCGGCGGCCGCGGCGGGCTGTTGTGGGGCGACGGTGGGGCCGGCGGGGCCGGCGGGGTGAGCGGGATCGGCGGCCAGGTATCCCCCGCCTCAGGTGGGCTGGGTGGTGCCGGCGGTGCCGCTGGGCTGATCGGGGCCGGTGGGGCGGGCGGAGCTGGTGGCGCCGGCGGCACCGGCGACGAGGCCGGTGGGGCCGGCGGCGCCGGCGGCACCGGCGGGTTAGTGTACGGCGACGGTGGGGCCGGCGGGGCCGGCGGAAACGGCGCCGACAGCTTCGACGGGGATGGTGGGGCTGGTGGGGCGGGAGGGGCCGGGGGTGCGGCCGGATTATTCGGTGCCGGTGGGGCCGGTGGGGCCGGCGGGAATGGCGGCGACCGCTTCGACGGGGATGGTGGGGCCGGTGGTGCCGGTGGTGCCGGCGGCGACGCCAATCTGATCGGCGAAGGCGGTAACGGTGGGGACGGCGGGGCCGGCGGGACCTCGGCCTTCGGGACCGGCGGGACCGGTGGCGACGGCGGAGCCGGTGGGGGCGGCGGATCCCTGCTCGGCAACACCGGCGCGGACGGCGCGGACGGCCCGAACGGCTGA
- the folE gene encoding GTP cyclohydrolase I FolE produces the protein MREPHVRTAHPRVRAFDQERVQDVIRELLWAIGEDPDRPGLAGTPARVARAYREMFAGLHTEPESVLNTMFDEEHDELVLVKAIPMYSTCEHHLVSFHGVAHVGYIPGDDGRVTGLSKIARLVDLYAKRPQVQERLTNQIADALMNKLDPQGVIVVIEAEHLCMAMRGVRKPGAVTTTSAVRGQFKTNAASRAEALNLILRK, from the coding sequence ATGCGGGAGCCGCATGTCCGCACCGCGCATCCGCGGGTGCGAGCGTTCGACCAGGAACGGGTCCAGGACGTCATCCGTGAGTTGCTGTGGGCGATCGGCGAAGATCCAGATCGTCCCGGGCTGGCCGGCACCCCCGCCCGCGTGGCGCGCGCGTACCGCGAGATGTTCGCTGGGCTGCACACCGAACCCGAGTCCGTCTTGAACACCATGTTCGACGAGGAACACGACGAATTGGTGTTGGTGAAGGCGATTCCGATGTACTCCACCTGCGAGCACCACCTCGTGTCGTTTCACGGCGTGGCACATGTCGGCTATATCCCGGGTGACGACGGCAGGGTGACCGGCCTGTCGAAGATCGCGCGGCTGGTCGACCTCTACGCCAAGCGGCCCCAGGTGCAGGAGCGGCTCACCAACCAGATCGCCGATGCGCTGATGAACAAACTCGATCCGCAGGGCGTGATCGTCGTCATCGAGGCCGAACACCTGTGCATGGCGATGCGCGGGGTCCGCAAGCCCGGCGCGGTGACCACGACATCTGCGGTGCGAGGTCAGTTCAAGACCAACGCCGCGTCTCGAGCCGAAGCGCTCAACCTGATTCTTCGTAAGTGA
- a CDS encoding MBL fold metallo-hydrolase: MELTHFGHSCLLAEFGQTRMLFDPGTFAHGFEGITGLSAILITHQHPDHVDVTRLPTLLEGNPGAALYADPQTAAQLGEPCRAVRVGDELTVGDLTIRAVGGRHAVIHPEIPVIENISYLVGDNTHPARLMHPGDALFVPDEPVDVLATPAAAPWMKISEAVEYLRAVAPARAIPIHQAIIAPDARGIYYGRLAEMSDADFHVLPEENAVTF, encoded by the coding sequence ATGGAACTGACGCATTTCGGCCATTCCTGCCTCCTCGCCGAGTTCGGCCAGACCCGCATGCTCTTTGATCCGGGAACCTTCGCGCACGGCTTCGAGGGCATCACCGGCCTGTCCGCGATCCTGATCACCCACCAGCACCCCGACCACGTCGACGTCACACGCCTGCCAACACTGCTTGAGGGCAACCCAGGTGCCGCCCTATACGCCGATCCACAGACGGCTGCGCAGTTGGGCGAACCTTGCCGGGCGGTGCGGGTCGGTGACGAGTTGACCGTCGGCGACCTCACCATCCGTGCCGTCGGCGGGCGCCACGCGGTGATCCATCCGGAAATCCCTGTAATAGAGAACATCTCGTACCTCGTTGGTGACAACACTCACCCCGCCCGGTTGATGCATCCCGGTGATGCGTTGTTCGTTCCTGATGAGCCCGTCGACGTGTTGGCCACTCCCGCCGCGGCGCCATGGATGAAAATCTCCGAAGCCGTCGAATACCTACGGGCGGTGGCACCGGCCCGGGCGATACCCATCCACCAAGCGATCATCGCCCCCGATGCGAGGGGAATCTACTATGGTCGACTCGCCGAGATGAGCGACGCCGACTTCCACGTGTTGCCCGAAGAAAACGCGGTCACGTTCTAG
- a CDS encoding type II toxin-antitoxin system VapC family toxin: MIYMDTSALVKLIVHEAESVHLRRWLADAEDHDHVTSAVGRVELMRTALRSGDTEIVANAQRILGEDLDILAVTDEVIAMAETIGPDSLRSLDAIHLASATQLGDALTTVVAYDNRLIERCRDLDYPVESPGAGR, from the coding sequence ATGATCTATATGGACACCTCGGCCCTGGTGAAGCTGATTGTCCACGAGGCCGAGTCGGTGCATCTTAGGCGATGGCTGGCTGACGCAGAGGATCATGACCATGTGACGAGCGCGGTGGGCCGCGTGGAGCTGATGCGAACTGCTCTCCGCAGCGGGGATACCGAGATCGTCGCCAACGCTCAGCGCATTTTGGGCGAGGACCTCGACATTCTTGCCGTCACTGACGAAGTGATCGCGATGGCCGAAACGATCGGACCAGACTCGCTGCGCTCTCTCGACGCCATTCATCTCGCGTCTGCAACGCAACTCGGTGACGCGCTCACCACGGTTGTGGCCTACGACAACAGGCTGATCGAGCGCTGTCGCGATCTCGACTACCCAGTCGAAAGCCCGGGAGCAGGCCGGTAA
- a CDS encoding S9 family peptidase: MPPAPPTAKRLETRREHHGDVFVDPYEWLRDKDSPEVIAHLEIENDYADQTTAHLEPLRQNIFDEIKARTKETDLSVPTRRGGWWYYARTFEGKQYGVHCRCPVADPDDWNPPQFDESTRVPGEQLLLDENEEADGHDYFALGAASVSLDDNLLAYSVDVVGDERYTLRFRDLRTGEKYPDEIADIGAGATWAADNRTVYYTTVDAAWRPDTVWRYQLGSGGPSEQVYHEPDERFWLAVGRTRSNAYVLIAAGSAVTSEVRYADAADPAAEFTIVLPRRDGVEYSVEHAPRVGVSGQDRFLILHNDDAVNFTLVEAPVDDPAHQHTLIPHRADVRLDGVDAFADHLVVSYRREALPRVQVWPVDVDGGYGDPEEISFDSELMSAGLGSNPNWNSPKLRIGAGSFVTPIRIYDIDQVTGERTLLREQPVLGDYRREDYVERRDWAYGDDGTRIPVSIVHRAGIELPAPAMLYGYGAYEICEDPRFSIPRLSLLDRGMVVVVAHVRGGGEMGRLWYERGKMLEKKNTFTDFVAVAKHLIDVGLTRPQRLVAMGGSAGGLLMGAVANMAPELFAGILARVPFVDPLTTILDPSLPLTVTEWDEWGNPLSDRDVYTYVKSYSPYENVTAQRYPAILAMTSLNDTRVYYVEPAKWVAALRHANTDGNPVLLKTQMHAGHGGISGRYERWKETAFQYAWLLAAADADQDGGENADPAGAVDAGPTP, encoded by the coding sequence ATGCCACCCGCACCGCCCACCGCCAAGCGATTGGAGACTCGACGGGAGCATCACGGTGACGTCTTCGTTGACCCGTATGAATGGCTGCGCGACAAGGACAGCCCGGAAGTTATTGCCCATCTCGAGATCGAGAACGACTACGCGGATCAAACCACCGCGCATCTTGAGCCGTTGCGACAAAACATCTTCGACGAGATCAAGGCCCGCACCAAGGAGACCGACTTGTCGGTCCCGACTCGCCGCGGTGGCTGGTGGTATTACGCACGCACCTTCGAAGGCAAGCAATACGGCGTCCATTGTCGCTGCCCGGTAGCCGATCCCGACGACTGGAACCCGCCGCAGTTCGATGAGAGCACGCGCGTGCCCGGCGAGCAGCTGCTGCTCGACGAGAACGAGGAAGCCGACGGCCACGACTACTTCGCGCTGGGCGCGGCCAGCGTCAGCCTCGATGACAACCTCTTGGCATACTCCGTCGACGTCGTCGGTGACGAACGATATACCTTGCGCTTCCGAGACTTACGTACTGGCGAGAAATATCCCGACGAGATCGCCGATATTGGTGCAGGTGCGACCTGGGCTGCCGACAACCGCACCGTCTACTACACCACCGTGGACGCGGCCTGGCGCCCCGACACCGTGTGGCGCTACCAGCTGGGCTCCGGCGGACCGTCCGAGCAGGTTTACCACGAACCCGATGAACGATTCTGGTTGGCAGTGGGGCGGACCCGCAGCAACGCCTACGTACTGATCGCGGCAGGGTCGGCGGTCACTTCTGAAGTTCGCTACGCCGATGCCGCCGACCCCGCCGCAGAATTCACCATCGTGCTGCCGCGCCGTGACGGGGTTGAATACTCGGTGGAGCACGCCCCCCGCGTTGGCGTCAGTGGCCAGGACCGGTTCCTGATCCTGCACAACGACGACGCGGTCAACTTCACGCTGGTCGAAGCCCCGGTCGACGATCCGGCGCACCAACACACCCTGATCCCGCACCGTGCCGACGTCCGGCTCGACGGGGTCGATGCGTTTGCGGATCATTTGGTGGTCAGCTATCGGCGTGAAGCGTTGCCTCGGGTTCAAGTGTGGCCCGTCGACGTCGACGGCGGCTACGGAGATCCCGAGGAGATTTCGTTCGACTCGGAGCTGATGTCAGCCGGCCTGGGGTCGAATCCGAACTGGAATTCGCCCAAATTACGAATCGGCGCAGGATCTTTCGTTACTCCGATACGGATCTACGACATCGACCAGGTGACCGGTGAACGGACACTGCTGCGCGAGCAGCCGGTACTGGGCGACTACCGGCGCGAGGACTACGTCGAACGGCGCGACTGGGCATACGGCGACGACGGGACCCGGATCCCGGTCTCGATCGTGCATCGTGCTGGAATCGAACTCCCAGCTCCAGCAATGCTTTACGGTTACGGTGCCTACGAGATCTGCGAGGATCCGCGGTTTTCCATCCCACGACTATCGCTGCTCGATCGCGGGATGGTTGTCGTCGTTGCGCATGTTCGCGGCGGAGGCGAGATGGGCCGCCTGTGGTACGAACGCGGCAAAATGCTGGAAAAGAAGAACACTTTCACCGACTTTGTCGCCGTCGCGAAGCATCTGATCGACGTGGGCCTGACCCGACCGCAGCGGCTGGTGGCCATGGGAGGCTCCGCGGGCGGTCTGCTCATGGGCGCCGTCGCCAACATGGCGCCGGAACTGTTCGCCGGAATCCTTGCACGGGTGCCGTTCGTCGATCCGCTCACTACCATCCTGGATCCCTCGCTGCCGTTGACCGTCACCGAATGGGACGAATGGGGCAATCCGCTCAGCGACCGCGACGTGTACACGTACGTGAAATCGTATTCACCATACGAAAACGTCACTGCCCAAAGGTATCCGGCCATCCTGGCGATGACGTCCCTGAACGACACCAGGGTCTACTATGTGGAGCCCGCGAAGTGGGTTGCTGCATTGCGCCACGCCAATACCGACGGCAACCCAGTCCTCTTGAAAACCCAGATGCACGCGGGGCACGGGGGAATCAGCGGTCGCTACGAGCGGTGGAAGGAAACCGCGTTCCAGTATGCCTGGTTGCTTGCCGCCGCCGATGCCGACCAGGACGGCGGCGAGAACGCCGACCCAGCCGGTGCCGTGGACGCGGGACCGACACCGTGA